From the Microplitis mediator isolate UGA2020A chromosome 6, iyMicMedi2.1, whole genome shotgun sequence genome, one window contains:
- the LOC130670251 gene encoding clavesin-1: MSFQLEVGPLDEETKKVAAVELRETPENVKNGIANLRKLLEESETLYYRTDDEFLLIFLRPCKFYPESAYALMQRIADFKVKNASLLDNLMPNDEKTAILENNVVNVLKDRDHKRRRVLVVNAGKSWDPSKVTADQMFRIFYLIHEAALLETETQIRGVVVIMDFDGLSMKQIMGLSPSFSMRLLSFIQDAMPLRLKEVHFVKQPFLFNLVWNMFKPFTREKLRKRMFFHGSKMNSLHAHLAPSHLPANYGGELPEIDYTGADWFPTILTCNDSIREWNTYGYRK, translated from the exons atGTCGTTTCAACTTGAAGTTGGTCCTCTTGATGAGGAAACTAAAAAAGTAGCTGCAGTTGAGCTCAGAGAAACACcggaaaatgttaaaaatggtATTGCTAATCTTCGTAAACTTCTTGaag aaagtGAAACCTTGTATTACAGGACAgatgatgaatttttattgatatttcttCGACCTTGTAAATTTTATCCTGAAAGTGCATACGCTTTGATGCAAAGAATCGCtgattttaaagttaaaaatgcATCGCTTCTTGATAATCTAATGCCGAATGATGAAAAAACAGCGATATTAGAGAATAATGTTGTAAATGTCTTGAAGGATCGTGATCACAAAAGAAGACGTGTACTTGTAGTAAATGCTGGTAAATCATGGGATCCTTCTAAGGTGACAGCCGATCAAatgtttagaatattttatttaatacatgAAGCTGCTCTTTTAGAAACAGAAACACAG ATACGGGGCGTTGTTGTTATAATGGATTTTGATGGATTATCAATGAAACAAATAATGGGATTATCGCCATCATTTAGTATGAGATTGTTATCATTTATTCAGGATGCTATGCCACTCCGTTTGAAAGAA GTACACTTTGTAAAACAACCATTTCTCTTTAATCTCGTTTGGAATATGTTCAAACCCTTTACTAGGGAAAAACTTAGAAAACGAATGTTTTTCCATGGATCAAAAATGAATTCTTTGCATGCACATTTAGCTCCTAGTCACCTTCCCGCAAATTATGGAGGAGAATTACCAGAAATTGATTATACTGGCGCTGATTGGTTCCCGACTATTTTAACATGTAACGATTCTATTAGAG aatGGAATACATATGGATACcgcaaataa
- the LOC130670027 gene encoding transmembrane protein 18, with amino-acid sequence MSSSEFIATDTIDGVWPFLQSIEWKDPWLVILLAFHVAVTMTALMTRNHANFQIILFLILLLLVYFSESINEVAASKWMLFSKQQYFDSNGLFISIVFSVPILLNCMIMVASWLYQSSQLTTNLKRAQLRQRAKIRQSGDATSTVTNKSKDE; translated from the exons ATGTCGAGCTCAGAGTTTATCGCTACCGACACAATTGATGGTGTCTGGCCTTTTTTGCAAAGC ATCGAATGGAAGGATCCATGgctagtaattttattagcgTTCCATGTCGCTGTAACAATGACTGCCCTGATGACCAGAAATCACGCAAACTTCCAGATAATATTATTCCTAATActct tacTCTTAGTTTACTTCTCGGAAAGTATAAACGAAGTTGCGGCCAGTAAATGGAT gTTATTTTCAAAACAGCAATACTTCGACTCTAATGGCCTTTTTATATCTATAGTATTTTCCGTACCAATATTGCTGAATTGTATGATAATGGTC gcAAGTTGGCTCTATCAATCCAGTCAATTAAcaacaaatttaaaacgaGCACAACTTCGGCAGCGGGCTAAAATTCGTCAAAGTGGTGATGCTACGTCTACCGTAACTAACAAGTCAAAAGacgaataa